One genomic segment of Sphingorhabdus sp. M41 includes these proteins:
- a CDS encoding Trm112 family protein gives MSIQGAKDELQAIDPQLLSILVCPITRTALVHDTEAQELISEAAGLAYPIRDGIPVMLVEEARPL, from the coding sequence ATGAGCATTCAGGGTGCAAAAGACGAGCTGCAGGCAATTGATCCACAATTGCTGAGCATATTGGTCTGCCCGATAACACGGACTGCGCTGGTTCATGATACAGAAGCGCAGGAGCTCATCAGTGAAGCAGCGGGTCTGGCCTATCCGATACGGGATGGAATTCCGGTGATGTTGGTGGAAGAAGCGCGCCCGTTATAG